One Leucobacter muris DNA segment encodes these proteins:
- a CDS encoding MptD family putative ECF transporter S component, with protein MTTQTSAPPARPGLRFSARDLINVAIFAVIYFVTVFAINMLGLISPLVMLVILPLSVIAAGIPFMLFLTRVKHAGMVTLFGTVTALLFLMSGQPWQSTVLTVVVSVIADLILAGGGYRSKWAAIWAYTVFTLWYVGPWIPMLLNREEYLSSPGMQMMGDEYVANFDQVVSNSALGVYCVATVVCGLVGGLLGSAMLKKHFVKAGLA; from the coding sequence GTGACCACCCAGACCTCCGCGCCCCCGGCGCGCCCCGGCCTCAGATTCTCCGCCCGAGACCTCATCAACGTCGCGATCTTCGCCGTCATCTACTTCGTGACGGTGTTCGCGATCAACATGCTCGGGCTCATCAGCCCGCTCGTGATGCTGGTGATCCTGCCGCTCAGCGTGATCGCGGCGGGCATCCCGTTCATGCTCTTCCTCACCCGGGTGAAGCACGCCGGCATGGTGACGCTCTTCGGCACCGTGACGGCGCTGCTCTTCCTGATGTCGGGCCAGCCCTGGCAGAGCACCGTGCTCACCGTCGTCGTGTCGGTGATCGCCGACCTGATCCTCGCGGGCGGCGGATACCGTTCGAAGTGGGCGGCGATCTGGGCCTACACCGTGTTCACGCTCTGGTACGTGGGACCGTGGATCCCGATGCTGCTCAACCGCGAGGAGTACCTCAGCTCGCCCGGCATGCAGATGATGGGCGACGAGTACGTCGCGAACTTCGATCAGGTCGTCTCGAACTCGGCGCTCGGCGTGTACTGCGTCGCGACCGTGGTGTGCGGCCTCGTGGGCGGGCTGCTCGGGTCGGCCATGCTCAAGAAGCACTTCGTGAAGGCCGGCCTTGCGTGA
- a CDS encoding energy-coupling factor transporter transmembrane component T encodes MRERGALTTDGAGAAAGAIAAGRGRGALDPRTKIVLVVVASAAVMGPGGLRFVLPALVIGIALACWEGALRRGIGLAAAAAAVWALGGVVPLWWPNGFTAIVSVACAYLIRFIAAIGIGMHVVSTTSPTRLSAALRAWRVPRALTVTFSTVLRFFPVVAAEAAAVLDAMRLRGLVGAGGLLRHPVLSVERFTVPMIAASLRASEDLAASSILRGLGSSRTPTAMLAPRFGALDLILLLVVAALTVAAVILPSPLG; translated from the coding sequence TTGCGTGAACGCGGTGCGCTGACGACCGACGGCGCGGGCGCGGCGGCGGGGGCGATCGCCGCCGGCCGCGGTCGAGGCGCGCTCGATCCGCGCACGAAGATCGTGCTGGTCGTCGTGGCGAGCGCGGCGGTGATGGGCCCCGGCGGTCTGCGGTTCGTGCTGCCGGCGCTGGTGATCGGGATCGCGCTCGCGTGCTGGGAGGGCGCGCTGCGGCGCGGGATCGGGCTGGCCGCGGCCGCCGCCGCCGTCTGGGCCCTGGGAGGGGTCGTGCCGCTCTGGTGGCCGAACGGCTTCACCGCGATCGTCTCGGTCGCCTGCGCGTACCTGATCCGCTTCATCGCCGCGATCGGCATCGGCATGCACGTCGTCTCGACCACGTCGCCCACCCGTCTCAGCGCGGCGCTGCGCGCGTGGCGGGTGCCCCGCGCGCTCACCGTGACGTTCTCGACCGTGCTGCGATTCTTCCCCGTCGTCGCGGCCGAGGCGGCGGCGGTGCTCGACGCCATGCGCCTGCGGGGCCTCGTGGGCGCCGGCGGGCTGCTGCGGCATCCGGTGCTCAGCGTCGAGCGGTTCACCGTGCCGATGATCGCGGCGAGCCTCAGGGCGAGCGAAGACCTCGCCGCCTCGTCGATCCTGCGCGGGCTCGGATCGTCCCGCACGCCGACCGCGATGCTCGCGCCCCGCTTCGGCGCCCTCGACCTGATCCTGCTGCTCGTCGTCGCGGCGCTGACCGTCGCGGCCGTGATCCTGCCCTCCCCGCTCGGATGA
- a CDS encoding ABC transporter ATP-binding protein produces MITIDDVTWTYPGADAPSLDSLALRIGAGEFVALCGASGSGKSTALRLMNGLIPHFHEDGRLLGSVTVDGLPIAGAELDEIGLRTGSVLQHPRRQFFADTAAEEIAFAMENFGVPAARIRQRVGEALERLAPSMPVAERLQRLSGGQQQQVAIAASAAHEPRVLLLDEPSSNLSADAVARLVKTLAVCKARGITVVVAEHRLRYLQGLVDRVVVMRDGRVDRVWSAAEFAAVPDAELAREGLRGDVRSVELPAAPVAGLSAGSPVAPAAVPRGALELESVRCRLGGRTVLDIERASFAAGEVTAVRGVNGAGKSTLARVVTGLQRASGVVRLHGRPLSARRRQRESAIVMQDVQRQLFTDSVVAEIRLAERGAAERSGAPAPEAVLHSLDLAHLAERHPLSLSGGQQQRLVVAAVRLSGRSVVVFDEPSSGVDRRHLGSISEQIRRVADDGAVVLLISHDEDLLALAADRELVLAPPAAPARAEASAPGRPPAAEADEAGPPASRAQPDPRPHQQKESSR; encoded by the coding sequence ATGATCACCATCGACGACGTCACCTGGACCTACCCGGGCGCCGACGCCCCCAGCCTCGATTCCCTCGCGCTGCGCATCGGCGCCGGCGAGTTCGTCGCCCTCTGCGGCGCGAGCGGATCGGGCAAGTCGACCGCGCTGCGCCTGATGAACGGCCTGATCCCGCACTTCCACGAGGACGGGCGGCTGCTCGGCTCCGTCACGGTCGACGGGCTGCCGATCGCGGGTGCCGAGCTCGACGAGATCGGCCTGCGCACCGGCAGCGTGCTGCAGCACCCCAGGCGTCAGTTCTTCGCCGACACGGCGGCCGAGGAGATCGCGTTCGCGATGGAGAACTTCGGCGTTCCCGCCGCCCGCATCCGACAGCGCGTCGGCGAGGCCCTCGAGCGGCTCGCGCCGTCGATGCCCGTGGCGGAGCGCCTGCAGCGGCTCTCCGGCGGCCAGCAGCAGCAGGTCGCGATCGCGGCCTCGGCCGCCCACGAGCCGCGGGTGCTGCTGCTCGACGAGCCCAGCTCGAACCTCTCGGCCGACGCGGTGGCGCGCCTCGTCAAGACCCTGGCCGTCTGCAAGGCTCGCGGGATCACGGTCGTCGTCGCCGAGCACCGGCTGCGGTACCTGCAGGGGCTCGTCGACCGGGTCGTGGTGATGCGCGACGGTCGCGTCGACCGGGTGTGGAGCGCGGCCGAGTTCGCCGCCGTGCCGGATGCCGAGCTGGCGCGCGAGGGGCTGCGCGGCGACGTGCGCAGCGTCGAGCTGCCCGCGGCCCCCGTCGCAGGCCTGAGCGCGGGGTCGCCCGTCGCGCCCGCCGCCGTGCCCCGGGGCGCGCTCGAGCTCGAGTCGGTGCGCTGCCGCCTCGGCGGGCGCACCGTGCTCGACATCGAGCGCGCGAGCTTCGCCGCGGGCGAGGTCACGGCGGTGCGCGGCGTCAACGGAGCCGGCAAGAGCACGCTCGCACGGGTGGTCACCGGCTTGCAGCGGGCGAGCGGCGTCGTGCGCCTGCACGGCAGGCCTCTCAGCGCACGACGACGCCAGCGCGAGAGCGCGATCGTGATGCAGGACGTGCAGCGGCAGCTCTTCACGGACAGCGTCGTCGCCGAGATCCGACTCGCCGAGCGGGGAGCGGCTGAGCGTTCGGGCGCACCCGCGCCCGAGGCGGTGCTCCACTCGCTCGATCTCGCGCACCTCGCCGAACGGCACCCGCTCTCGCTCTCGGGCGGGCAGCAGCAGCGGCTCGTCGTCGCGGCCGTGCGTCTCTCGGGGCGCAGCGTCGTCGTGTTCGACGAGCCCAGCTCCGGGGTGGACCGGCGGCACCTGGGGTCGATCTCCGAGCAGATCCGCCGCGTCGCCGACGACGGGGCGGTGGTGCTGCTGATCAGTCACGACGAGGATCTGCTGGCGCTCGCCGCCGACCGCGAGCTGGTGCTCGCCCCGCCCGCGGCTCCCGCGCGCGCCGAGGCATCCGCGCCGGGCCGTCCGCCGGCGGCGGAGGCCGACGAGGCCGGCCCGCCCGCGTCGCGCGCTCAGCCTGACCCGCGCCCGCACCAGCAGAAGGAGAGTTCTCGATGA
- a CDS encoding MFS transporter translates to MSSGIAPVAQARPQIGLLLSTVFLAYLGQMALNPIIAPLAREVGLAEWQVGVTISAAAVMVVVTSQFWGRRSQAWGRKTVLMIALGAAVVSMTGFAVAAASGMSGVLAGGALFALFVLLRGVGFGSAIAAIPPTAQAYIADVTHDEETRTRGMAGVGAVQGVAMVGGAVVGGALAGFGLLVPLAVVPMLLALAFVLVAVRLRREERHELVADPARVSPLDPRVWPYLLAGFGMFTALGFMQVLIGFVVQDRLGLTAEATGLATGGSLLAAGIGMVVAQAVVVPRSGWSPPALLRIGTAVALAGFALLVLDAGLWPLIAATLLIGLGLGIAMPGYTAGPTLLVDRDEQGGLAGLIGATNGLTFVITPTASTALYGLWPPLPIIVGAAVMAVVFLFTLLHPRFRGGG, encoded by the coding sequence ATGAGTTCAGGAATCGCGCCGGTCGCGCAGGCGAGACCCCAGATCGGCCTGCTGCTGTCCACGGTGTTCCTCGCTTATCTCGGTCAGATGGCCCTCAACCCGATCATCGCCCCGCTCGCGCGCGAGGTCGGCCTCGCCGAGTGGCAGGTCGGCGTGACCATCAGCGCGGCGGCGGTCATGGTGGTGGTCACGAGCCAGTTCTGGGGGCGCCGCTCCCAGGCCTGGGGCCGCAAGACGGTGCTGATGATCGCGCTCGGGGCGGCCGTCGTATCGATGACCGGCTTCGCCGTCGCGGCCGCCTCTGGCATGAGCGGAGTGCTGGCCGGCGGCGCGCTGTTCGCGCTCTTCGTGCTGCTGCGGGGCGTGGGCTTCGGATCGGCGATCGCTGCGATCCCGCCGACGGCGCAGGCCTACATCGCAGACGTCACCCACGACGAGGAGACCCGCACGCGGGGCATGGCCGGCGTGGGCGCGGTGCAGGGCGTCGCGATGGTGGGCGGCGCCGTGGTCGGCGGCGCCCTCGCCGGGTTCGGCCTGCTGGTGCCCCTCGCGGTCGTGCCGATGCTGCTCGCGCTCGCGTTCGTGCTCGTGGCGGTGCGACTGCGCCGCGAGGAGCGCCACGAGCTCGTCGCCGACCCGGCCCGGGTGAGCCCGCTCGACCCCCGCGTGTGGCCCTACCTGCTGGCAGGCTTCGGCATGTTCACCGCGCTGGGCTTCATGCAGGTGCTCATCGGCTTCGTCGTGCAGGATCGCCTCGGCCTCACCGCAGAGGCGACGGGCCTCGCCACGGGCGGCTCGCTGCTCGCGGCCGGCATCGGGATGGTCGTCGCGCAAGCGGTCGTGGTGCCGAGGAGCGGCTGGTCGCCGCCCGCGCTGCTGCGGATCGGAACAGCGGTGGCGCTCGCCGGGTTCGCGCTGCTGGTGCTCGATGCGGGACTGTGGCCGCTGATCGCTGCGACGCTGCTGATCGGCCTCGGCCTCGGCATCGCCATGCCCGGCTACACGGCGGGCCCCACCCTGCTCGTCGATCGCGACGAGCAGGGCGGCCTCGCGGGTCTGATCGGCGCGACCAACGGGCTCACCTTCGTGATCACGCCGACGGCGAGCACGGCGCTCTACGGGCTGTGGCCGCCGCTGCCGATCATCGTGGGCGCCGCGGTCATGGCGGTCGTCTTCCTCTTCACGCTGCTGCACCCCCGGTTCCGGGGCGGCGGCTGA